From the genome of Thunnus thynnus chromosome 1, fThuThy2.1, whole genome shotgun sequence, one region includes:
- the tle3b gene encoding transducin-like enhancer protein 3-B isoform X5, giving the protein MYPQGRHPAPHQPGQPGFKFTVAESCDRIKDEFQFLQAQYHSLKVEYDKLANEKTEMQRHYVMYYEMSYGLNIEMHKQTEIAKRLNAILAQIMPFLSQEHQQQVAQAVERAKQVTMTELNAIIGQQQQPPHSVYPAFMQQQLQAQHLSHAAHGPPVQLPPHPSGLQPPGIPPVTGAGSGLLALGALGSQAHLPVKDEKNHHDLEHRGPSSFHSPLALPLKERESSTNNSVSPSDSLRAASEKHRGSSDYGLDSKKRKVDDKDSMSRYDSDGDKSDDLVVDVSNEDPATPRVSPAHSPPENGLDKSRVLKKDAAPNSPASVASSGSTPSSKAKDHAHNDKSSTPSLKSNTPTPRNEAPTPGTSTTPGLRPLTMGKPPGMEALAAPALRTPLSIAGSYATPFAMMSHHEMNGSLTSPGVYPGLISPQMSAAAAAAYGRSPIAGFDPHPHMRAPGLPASLTSISGGKPAYSFHVSADGQMQPVPFPPDALIGPGIPRHARQINTLSHGEVVCAVTISNPTRHVYTGGKGCVKIWDISQPGSKSPVSQLDCLNRDNYIRSCKLLPDGRTLIVGGEASTLTIWDLASQTPRIKAELTSSAPACYALAISPDAKVCFSCCSDGNIAVWDLHNQTLVRQFQGHTDGASCIDISHDGTKLWTGGLDNTVRSWDLREGRQLQQHDFTSQIFSLGYCPTGEWLAVGMESSNVEVLHHTKPDKYQLHLHESCVLSLKFAYCGKWFVSTGKDNLLNAWRTPYGASIFQSKESSSVLSCDISADDKYIVTGSGDKKATVYEVIY; this is encoded by the exons ATGTATCCACAAGGCCGGCATCCG GCACCTCACCAGCCAGGGCAGCCCGGCTTCAAGTTCACTGTGGCAGAGTCTTGCGACAGGATCAAAGACGAATTTCAGTTCCTGCAGGCCCAGTACCACAG tCTTAAAGTGGAGTACGACAAACTGGCCAATGAAAAGACAGAGATGCAGCGTCACTACGTCATG taCTATGAGATGTCCTATGGGCTCAACATTGAGATGCACAAACAG ACTGAGATTGCCAAACGTCTCAATGCAATCCTGGCTCAGATCATGCCATTCTTGTCACAAGAG CACCAACAGCAGGTAGCTCAGGCTGTTGAACGGGCCAAACAGGTGACAATGACTGAGCTGAATGCTATCATCGGG cagcagcagcagccacctCATAGTGTCTATCCAGCCTTCATG cagcagcagctccaggcCCAGCACCTCTCCCACGCAGCCCACGGCCCCCCTGTCCAGCTGCCCCCGCACCCCTCAGGCCTGCAGCCGCCCGGCATCCCCCCTGTGACGGGTGCTGGCTCCGGCCTGCTGGCGCTGGGTGCTCTTGGCAGCCAGGCTCACCTGCCTGTGAAGGATGAGAAGAACCACCACGACCTGGAGCACCGAGG ACCCTCATCTTTTCACTCGCCTCTGGCTCTTCCTCTGAAAGAACGCGAGTCGAGCACG AATAACTCGGTGTCGCCATCAGACAGCCTGCGGGCAGCCAGTGAGAAGCACCGCGGCTCATCAGATTACGGCCTTGACTCCAAGAAACGCAAAGTAGATGACAAGGACAGCATGAGCAGAtat GACAGTGACGGAGACAAAAGTGACGACTTGGTGGTGGATGTTTCCAATGAG GATCCAGCCACCCCTCGGGTGAGCCCCGCTCACTCTCCTCCGGAAAATGGCCTGGATAAATCACGAGTCCTGAAGAAGGATGCGGCCCCCAACAGCCCTGCCTCTGTCGCCTCTTCAGGCAGCACGCCGTCCTCCAAAGCAAAGGACCACGCCCAT aACGACAAGTCGTCCACACCGAGCCTCAAGtccaacacacccacacccaggAATGAGGCGCCCACACCAGGAACCAGCACCACTCCAGGACTACGGCCTCTGACGATGGGCAAACCACCTGGCATGGAGGCATTgg CTGCCCCTGCCCTGCGCACACCTCTCTCCATTGCGGGTTCCTACGCCACCCCGTTTGCCATGATGAGTCATCATGAGATGAACGGATCCCTGACGAGCCCAGGCGTCTATCCTGGCCTCATTTCACCACAGATgagtgctgcagctgctgccgcTTACGGACGCTCACCAATT GCGGGGTTTGACCCTCATCCTCACATGAGAGCTCCAGGCCTGCCAGCCAGCCTCACTTCCATTTCTGGAGGAAAACC GGCCTATTCTTTTCATGTGAGTGCAGATGGTCAGATGCAGCCCGTGCCCTTCCCTCCAGATGCACTGATAGGTCCGGGCATCCCGCGCCACGCTCGCCAGATCAACACACTGAGCCATGGGGAAGTGGTGTGCGCTGTCACCATCAGCAACCCCACGCGTCACGTCTACACTGGCGGCAAGGGCTGTGTCAAGATCTGGGACATCAGCCAACCAGGCAGCAAGAGCCCAGTGTCCCAACTCGACTGTCTG AACAGGGACAATTACATCCGCTCCTGCAAGCTGTTGCCTGATGGCCGCACCCTGATCGTGGGTGGCGAGGCCAGCACACTGACCATCTGGGACCTGGCCTCACAGACGCCCCGCATAAAGGCAGAGCTCACTTCCTCTGCTCCAGCCTGCTACGCACTGGCCATCAGCCCTGACGCCAAGGTCTGCTTCTCCTGCTGCTCCGATGGAAATATCGCTGTGTGGGACCTCCATAACCAGACCCTCGTTAG GCAGTTCCAGGGCCACACAGACGGAGCCAGCTGTATTGACATCTCCCACGACGGGACCAAACTCTGGACTGGAGGGCTGGACAACACGGTCCGCTCCTGGGATTTGAGAGAGGGACGGCAGCTCCAGCAACACGACTTTACCTCACAG ATCTTCTCACTGGGTTACTGTCCCACTGGAGAATGGTTGGCTGTGGGTATGGAGAGCAGTAACGTGGAGGTGTTGCACCACACCAAGCCTGACAAGTACCAGCTGCACCTGCACGAAAGCTGCGTCCTCTCACTCAAGTTCGCCTACTGTG GTAAATGGTTTGTGAGCACAGGGAAGGACAATCTGCTGAATGCATGGAGGACTCCCTATGGGGCCAGCATATTCCAG TCCAAGGAGTCGTCCTCCGTCCTGAGCTGTGACATCTCTGCAGATGACAAATACATCGTGACAGGTTCTGGAGACAAGAAGGCCACCGTCTACGAGGTCATCTACTAG
- the tle3b gene encoding transducin-like enhancer protein 3-B isoform X10 yields the protein MYPQGRHPAPHQPGQPGFKFTVAESCDRIKDEFQFLQAQYHSLKVEYDKLANEKTEMQRHYVMYYEMSYGLNIEMHKQTEIAKRLNAILAQIMPFLSQEHQQQVAQAVERAKQVTMTELNAIIGVRGLPNLPLTQQLQAQHLSHAAHGPPVQLPPHPSGLQPPGIPPVTGAGSGLLALGALGSQAHLPVKDEKNHHDLEHRGPSSFHSPLALPLKERESSTNNSVSPSDSLRAASEKHRGSSDYGLDSKKRKVDDKDSMSRYDSDGDKSDDLVVDVSNEDPATPRVSPAHSPPENGLDKSRVLKKDAAPNSPASVASSGSTPSSKAKDHAHNDKSSTPSLKSNTPTPRNEAPTPGTSTTPGLRPLTMGKPPGMEALAAPALRTPLSIAGSYATPFAMMSHHEMNGSLTSPGVYPGLISPQMSAAAAAAYGRSPIAGFDPHPHMRAPGLPASLTSISGGKPAYSFHVSADGQMQPVPFPPDALIGPGIPRHARQINTLSHGEVVCAVTISNPTRHVYTGGKGCVKIWDISQPGSKSPVSQLDCLNRDNYIRSCKLLPDGRTLIVGGEASTLTIWDLASQTPRIKAELTSSAPACYALAISPDAKVCFSCCSDGNIAVWDLHNQTLVRQFQGHTDGASCIDISHDGTKLWTGGLDNTVRSWDLREGRQLQQHDFTSQIFSLGYCPTGEWLAVGMESSNVEVLHHTKPDKYQLHLHESCVLSLKFAYCGKWFVSTGKDNLLNAWRTPYGASIFQSKESSSVLSCDISADDKYIVTGSGDKKATVYEVIY from the exons ATGTATCCACAAGGCCGGCATCCG GCACCTCACCAGCCAGGGCAGCCCGGCTTCAAGTTCACTGTGGCAGAGTCTTGCGACAGGATCAAAGACGAATTTCAGTTCCTGCAGGCCCAGTACCACAG tCTTAAAGTGGAGTACGACAAACTGGCCAATGAAAAGACAGAGATGCAGCGTCACTACGTCATG taCTATGAGATGTCCTATGGGCTCAACATTGAGATGCACAAACAG ACTGAGATTGCCAAACGTCTCAATGCAATCCTGGCTCAGATCATGCCATTCTTGTCACAAGAG CACCAACAGCAGGTAGCTCAGGCTGTTGAACGGGCCAAACAGGTGACAATGACTGAGCTGAATGCTATCATCGGGGTACGTGGACTTCCCAATCTGCCTCTCACT cagcagctccaggcCCAGCACCTCTCCCACGCAGCCCACGGCCCCCCTGTCCAGCTGCCCCCGCACCCCTCAGGCCTGCAGCCGCCCGGCATCCCCCCTGTGACGGGTGCTGGCTCCGGCCTGCTGGCGCTGGGTGCTCTTGGCAGCCAGGCTCACCTGCCTGTGAAGGATGAGAAGAACCACCACGACCTGGAGCACCGAGG ACCCTCATCTTTTCACTCGCCTCTGGCTCTTCCTCTGAAAGAACGCGAGTCGAGCACG AATAACTCGGTGTCGCCATCAGACAGCCTGCGGGCAGCCAGTGAGAAGCACCGCGGCTCATCAGATTACGGCCTTGACTCCAAGAAACGCAAAGTAGATGACAAGGACAGCATGAGCAGAtat GACAGTGACGGAGACAAAAGTGACGACTTGGTGGTGGATGTTTCCAATGAG GATCCAGCCACCCCTCGGGTGAGCCCCGCTCACTCTCCTCCGGAAAATGGCCTGGATAAATCACGAGTCCTGAAGAAGGATGCGGCCCCCAACAGCCCTGCCTCTGTCGCCTCTTCAGGCAGCACGCCGTCCTCCAAAGCAAAGGACCACGCCCAT aACGACAAGTCGTCCACACCGAGCCTCAAGtccaacacacccacacccaggAATGAGGCGCCCACACCAGGAACCAGCACCACTCCAGGACTACGGCCTCTGACGATGGGCAAACCACCTGGCATGGAGGCATTgg CTGCCCCTGCCCTGCGCACACCTCTCTCCATTGCGGGTTCCTACGCCACCCCGTTTGCCATGATGAGTCATCATGAGATGAACGGATCCCTGACGAGCCCAGGCGTCTATCCTGGCCTCATTTCACCACAGATgagtgctgcagctgctgccgcTTACGGACGCTCACCAATT GCGGGGTTTGACCCTCATCCTCACATGAGAGCTCCAGGCCTGCCAGCCAGCCTCACTTCCATTTCTGGAGGAAAACC GGCCTATTCTTTTCATGTGAGTGCAGATGGTCAGATGCAGCCCGTGCCCTTCCCTCCAGATGCACTGATAGGTCCGGGCATCCCGCGCCACGCTCGCCAGATCAACACACTGAGCCATGGGGAAGTGGTGTGCGCTGTCACCATCAGCAACCCCACGCGTCACGTCTACACTGGCGGCAAGGGCTGTGTCAAGATCTGGGACATCAGCCAACCAGGCAGCAAGAGCCCAGTGTCCCAACTCGACTGTCTG AACAGGGACAATTACATCCGCTCCTGCAAGCTGTTGCCTGATGGCCGCACCCTGATCGTGGGTGGCGAGGCCAGCACACTGACCATCTGGGACCTGGCCTCACAGACGCCCCGCATAAAGGCAGAGCTCACTTCCTCTGCTCCAGCCTGCTACGCACTGGCCATCAGCCCTGACGCCAAGGTCTGCTTCTCCTGCTGCTCCGATGGAAATATCGCTGTGTGGGACCTCCATAACCAGACCCTCGTTAG GCAGTTCCAGGGCCACACAGACGGAGCCAGCTGTATTGACATCTCCCACGACGGGACCAAACTCTGGACTGGAGGGCTGGACAACACGGTCCGCTCCTGGGATTTGAGAGAGGGACGGCAGCTCCAGCAACACGACTTTACCTCACAG ATCTTCTCACTGGGTTACTGTCCCACTGGAGAATGGTTGGCTGTGGGTATGGAGAGCAGTAACGTGGAGGTGTTGCACCACACCAAGCCTGACAAGTACCAGCTGCACCTGCACGAAAGCTGCGTCCTCTCACTCAAGTTCGCCTACTGTG GTAAATGGTTTGTGAGCACAGGGAAGGACAATCTGCTGAATGCATGGAGGACTCCCTATGGGGCCAGCATATTCCAG TCCAAGGAGTCGTCCTCCGTCCTGAGCTGTGACATCTCTGCAGATGACAAATACATCGTGACAGGTTCTGGAGACAAGAAGGCCACCGTCTACGAGGTCATCTACTAG
- the tle3b gene encoding transducin-like enhancer protein 3-B isoform X8, with amino-acid sequence MYPQGRHPAPHQPGQPGFKFTVAESCDRIKDEFQFLQAQYHSLKVEYDKLANEKTEMQRHYVMYYEMSYGLNIEMHKQTEIAKRLNAILAQIMPFLSQEHQQQVAQAVERAKQVTMTELNAIIGVRGLPNLPLTQQQLQAQHLSHAAHGPPVQLPPHPSGLQPPGIPPVTGAGSGLLALGALGSQAHLPVKDEKNHHDLEHRGPSSFHSPLALPLKERESSTNNSVSPSDSLRAASEKHRGSSDYGLDSKKRKVDDKDSMSRYDSDGDKSDDLVVDVSNEDPATPRVSPAHSPPENGLDKSRVLKKDAAPNSPASVASSGSTPSSKAKDHAHNDKSSTPSLKSNTPTPRNEAPTPGTSTTPGLRPLTMGKPPGMEALAAPALRTPLSIAGSYATPFAMMSHHEMNGSLTSPGVYPGLISPQMSAAAAAAYGRSPIAGFDPHPHMRAPGLPASLTSISGGKPAYSFHVSADGQMQPVPFPPDALIGPGIPRHARQINTLSHGEVVCAVTISNPTRHVYTGGKGCVKIWDISQPGSKSPVSQLDCLNRDNYIRSCKLLPDGRTLIVGGEASTLTIWDLASQTPRIKAELTSSAPACYALAISPDAKVCFSCCSDGNIAVWDLHNQTLVRQFQGHTDGASCIDISHDGTKLWTGGLDNTVRSWDLREGRQLQQHDFTSQIFSLGYCPTGEWLAVGMESSNVEVLHHTKPDKYQLHLHESCVLSLKFAYCGKWFVSTGKDNLLNAWRTPYGASIFQSKESSSVLSCDISADDKYIVTGSGDKKATVYEVIY; translated from the exons ATGTATCCACAAGGCCGGCATCCG GCACCTCACCAGCCAGGGCAGCCCGGCTTCAAGTTCACTGTGGCAGAGTCTTGCGACAGGATCAAAGACGAATTTCAGTTCCTGCAGGCCCAGTACCACAG tCTTAAAGTGGAGTACGACAAACTGGCCAATGAAAAGACAGAGATGCAGCGTCACTACGTCATG taCTATGAGATGTCCTATGGGCTCAACATTGAGATGCACAAACAG ACTGAGATTGCCAAACGTCTCAATGCAATCCTGGCTCAGATCATGCCATTCTTGTCACAAGAG CACCAACAGCAGGTAGCTCAGGCTGTTGAACGGGCCAAACAGGTGACAATGACTGAGCTGAATGCTATCATCGGGGTACGTGGACTTCCCAATCTGCCTCTCACT cagcagcagctccaggcCCAGCACCTCTCCCACGCAGCCCACGGCCCCCCTGTCCAGCTGCCCCCGCACCCCTCAGGCCTGCAGCCGCCCGGCATCCCCCCTGTGACGGGTGCTGGCTCCGGCCTGCTGGCGCTGGGTGCTCTTGGCAGCCAGGCTCACCTGCCTGTGAAGGATGAGAAGAACCACCACGACCTGGAGCACCGAGG ACCCTCATCTTTTCACTCGCCTCTGGCTCTTCCTCTGAAAGAACGCGAGTCGAGCACG AATAACTCGGTGTCGCCATCAGACAGCCTGCGGGCAGCCAGTGAGAAGCACCGCGGCTCATCAGATTACGGCCTTGACTCCAAGAAACGCAAAGTAGATGACAAGGACAGCATGAGCAGAtat GACAGTGACGGAGACAAAAGTGACGACTTGGTGGTGGATGTTTCCAATGAG GATCCAGCCACCCCTCGGGTGAGCCCCGCTCACTCTCCTCCGGAAAATGGCCTGGATAAATCACGAGTCCTGAAGAAGGATGCGGCCCCCAACAGCCCTGCCTCTGTCGCCTCTTCAGGCAGCACGCCGTCCTCCAAAGCAAAGGACCACGCCCAT aACGACAAGTCGTCCACACCGAGCCTCAAGtccaacacacccacacccaggAATGAGGCGCCCACACCAGGAACCAGCACCACTCCAGGACTACGGCCTCTGACGATGGGCAAACCACCTGGCATGGAGGCATTgg CTGCCCCTGCCCTGCGCACACCTCTCTCCATTGCGGGTTCCTACGCCACCCCGTTTGCCATGATGAGTCATCATGAGATGAACGGATCCCTGACGAGCCCAGGCGTCTATCCTGGCCTCATTTCACCACAGATgagtgctgcagctgctgccgcTTACGGACGCTCACCAATT GCGGGGTTTGACCCTCATCCTCACATGAGAGCTCCAGGCCTGCCAGCCAGCCTCACTTCCATTTCTGGAGGAAAACC GGCCTATTCTTTTCATGTGAGTGCAGATGGTCAGATGCAGCCCGTGCCCTTCCCTCCAGATGCACTGATAGGTCCGGGCATCCCGCGCCACGCTCGCCAGATCAACACACTGAGCCATGGGGAAGTGGTGTGCGCTGTCACCATCAGCAACCCCACGCGTCACGTCTACACTGGCGGCAAGGGCTGTGTCAAGATCTGGGACATCAGCCAACCAGGCAGCAAGAGCCCAGTGTCCCAACTCGACTGTCTG AACAGGGACAATTACATCCGCTCCTGCAAGCTGTTGCCTGATGGCCGCACCCTGATCGTGGGTGGCGAGGCCAGCACACTGACCATCTGGGACCTGGCCTCACAGACGCCCCGCATAAAGGCAGAGCTCACTTCCTCTGCTCCAGCCTGCTACGCACTGGCCATCAGCCCTGACGCCAAGGTCTGCTTCTCCTGCTGCTCCGATGGAAATATCGCTGTGTGGGACCTCCATAACCAGACCCTCGTTAG GCAGTTCCAGGGCCACACAGACGGAGCCAGCTGTATTGACATCTCCCACGACGGGACCAAACTCTGGACTGGAGGGCTGGACAACACGGTCCGCTCCTGGGATTTGAGAGAGGGACGGCAGCTCCAGCAACACGACTTTACCTCACAG ATCTTCTCACTGGGTTACTGTCCCACTGGAGAATGGTTGGCTGTGGGTATGGAGAGCAGTAACGTGGAGGTGTTGCACCACACCAAGCCTGACAAGTACCAGCTGCACCTGCACGAAAGCTGCGTCCTCTCACTCAAGTTCGCCTACTGTG GTAAATGGTTTGTGAGCACAGGGAAGGACAATCTGCTGAATGCATGGAGGACTCCCTATGGGGCCAGCATATTCCAG TCCAAGGAGTCGTCCTCCGTCCTGAGCTGTGACATCTCTGCAGATGACAAATACATCGTGACAGGTTCTGGAGACAAGAAGGCCACCGTCTACGAGGTCATCTACTAG
- the tle3b gene encoding transducin-like enhancer protein 3-B isoform X1, with amino-acid sequence MYPQGRHPAPHQPGQPGFKFTVAESCDRIKDEFQFLQAQYHSLKVEYDKLANEKTEMQRHYVMYYEMSYGLNIEMHKQTEIAKRLNAILAQIMPFLSQEHQQQVAQAVERAKQVTMTELNAIIGVRGLPNLPLTQQQQPPHSVYPAFMQQQLQAQHLSHAAHGPPVQLPPHPSGLQPPGIPPVTGAGSGLLALGALGSQAHLPVKDEKNHHDLEHRGPSSFHSPLALPLKERESSTNNSVSPSDSLRAASEKHRGSSDYGLDSKKRKVDDKDSMSRYDSDGDKSDDLVVDVSNEDPATPRVSPAHSPPENGLDKSRVLKKDAAPNSPASVASSGSTPSSKAKDHAHNDKSSTPSLKSNTPTPRNEAPTPGTSTTPGLRPLTMGKPPGMEALAAPALRTPLSIAGSYATPFAMMSHHEMNGSLTSPGVYPGLISPQMSAAAAAAYGRSPIAGFDPHPHMRAPGLPASLTSISGGKPAYSFHVSADGQMQPVPFPPDALIGPGIPRHARQINTLSHGEVVCAVTISNPTRHVYTGGKGCVKIWDISQPGSKSPVSQLDCLNRDNYIRSCKLLPDGRTLIVGGEASTLTIWDLASQTPRIKAELTSSAPACYALAISPDAKVCFSCCSDGNIAVWDLHNQTLVRQFQGHTDGASCIDISHDGTKLWTGGLDNTVRSWDLREGRQLQQHDFTSQIFSLGYCPTGEWLAVGMESSNVEVLHHTKPDKYQLHLHESCVLSLKFAYCGKWFVSTGKDNLLNAWRTPYGASIFQSKESSSVLSCDISADDKYIVTGSGDKKATVYEVIY; translated from the exons ATGTATCCACAAGGCCGGCATCCG GCACCTCACCAGCCAGGGCAGCCCGGCTTCAAGTTCACTGTGGCAGAGTCTTGCGACAGGATCAAAGACGAATTTCAGTTCCTGCAGGCCCAGTACCACAG tCTTAAAGTGGAGTACGACAAACTGGCCAATGAAAAGACAGAGATGCAGCGTCACTACGTCATG taCTATGAGATGTCCTATGGGCTCAACATTGAGATGCACAAACAG ACTGAGATTGCCAAACGTCTCAATGCAATCCTGGCTCAGATCATGCCATTCTTGTCACAAGAG CACCAACAGCAGGTAGCTCAGGCTGTTGAACGGGCCAAACAGGTGACAATGACTGAGCTGAATGCTATCATCGGGGTACGTGGACTTCCCAATCTGCCTCTCACT cagcagcagcagccacctCATAGTGTCTATCCAGCCTTCATG cagcagcagctccaggcCCAGCACCTCTCCCACGCAGCCCACGGCCCCCCTGTCCAGCTGCCCCCGCACCCCTCAGGCCTGCAGCCGCCCGGCATCCCCCCTGTGACGGGTGCTGGCTCCGGCCTGCTGGCGCTGGGTGCTCTTGGCAGCCAGGCTCACCTGCCTGTGAAGGATGAGAAGAACCACCACGACCTGGAGCACCGAGG ACCCTCATCTTTTCACTCGCCTCTGGCTCTTCCTCTGAAAGAACGCGAGTCGAGCACG AATAACTCGGTGTCGCCATCAGACAGCCTGCGGGCAGCCAGTGAGAAGCACCGCGGCTCATCAGATTACGGCCTTGACTCCAAGAAACGCAAAGTAGATGACAAGGACAGCATGAGCAGAtat GACAGTGACGGAGACAAAAGTGACGACTTGGTGGTGGATGTTTCCAATGAG GATCCAGCCACCCCTCGGGTGAGCCCCGCTCACTCTCCTCCGGAAAATGGCCTGGATAAATCACGAGTCCTGAAGAAGGATGCGGCCCCCAACAGCCCTGCCTCTGTCGCCTCTTCAGGCAGCACGCCGTCCTCCAAAGCAAAGGACCACGCCCAT aACGACAAGTCGTCCACACCGAGCCTCAAGtccaacacacccacacccaggAATGAGGCGCCCACACCAGGAACCAGCACCACTCCAGGACTACGGCCTCTGACGATGGGCAAACCACCTGGCATGGAGGCATTgg CTGCCCCTGCCCTGCGCACACCTCTCTCCATTGCGGGTTCCTACGCCACCCCGTTTGCCATGATGAGTCATCATGAGATGAACGGATCCCTGACGAGCCCAGGCGTCTATCCTGGCCTCATTTCACCACAGATgagtgctgcagctgctgccgcTTACGGACGCTCACCAATT GCGGGGTTTGACCCTCATCCTCACATGAGAGCTCCAGGCCTGCCAGCCAGCCTCACTTCCATTTCTGGAGGAAAACC GGCCTATTCTTTTCATGTGAGTGCAGATGGTCAGATGCAGCCCGTGCCCTTCCCTCCAGATGCACTGATAGGTCCGGGCATCCCGCGCCACGCTCGCCAGATCAACACACTGAGCCATGGGGAAGTGGTGTGCGCTGTCACCATCAGCAACCCCACGCGTCACGTCTACACTGGCGGCAAGGGCTGTGTCAAGATCTGGGACATCAGCCAACCAGGCAGCAAGAGCCCAGTGTCCCAACTCGACTGTCTG AACAGGGACAATTACATCCGCTCCTGCAAGCTGTTGCCTGATGGCCGCACCCTGATCGTGGGTGGCGAGGCCAGCACACTGACCATCTGGGACCTGGCCTCACAGACGCCCCGCATAAAGGCAGAGCTCACTTCCTCTGCTCCAGCCTGCTACGCACTGGCCATCAGCCCTGACGCCAAGGTCTGCTTCTCCTGCTGCTCCGATGGAAATATCGCTGTGTGGGACCTCCATAACCAGACCCTCGTTAG GCAGTTCCAGGGCCACACAGACGGAGCCAGCTGTATTGACATCTCCCACGACGGGACCAAACTCTGGACTGGAGGGCTGGACAACACGGTCCGCTCCTGGGATTTGAGAGAGGGACGGCAGCTCCAGCAACACGACTTTACCTCACAG ATCTTCTCACTGGGTTACTGTCCCACTGGAGAATGGTTGGCTGTGGGTATGGAGAGCAGTAACGTGGAGGTGTTGCACCACACCAAGCCTGACAAGTACCAGCTGCACCTGCACGAAAGCTGCGTCCTCTCACTCAAGTTCGCCTACTGTG GTAAATGGTTTGTGAGCACAGGGAAGGACAATCTGCTGAATGCATGGAGGACTCCCTATGGGGCCAGCATATTCCAG TCCAAGGAGTCGTCCTCCGTCCTGAGCTGTGACATCTCTGCAGATGACAAATACATCGTGACAGGTTCTGGAGACAAGAAGGCCACCGTCTACGAGGTCATCTACTAG